CGGGTGGCGCGGGTCAGGCGGACGGCGTACTTGACCACGTGGTCGGCCACCGGCACGCGGCGGACGATCTCCTGGAGCGCCAGGATCTCGTTGGCCGAGAGGACCTTGCTGACGGACGGCCGGGTCGCGCTCGTGGTCATCCGGACGATGTCGACCTCTTCGTGCTCCTCGGGATAGTCGACGAGGACGTTGAACATGAAGCGGTCGAGCTGGGCCTCGGGGAGCGGGTACGTCCCCTCCTGCTCGATCGGGTTCTGGGTCGCCAGGACGAAGAACGGGTCGGGCAGGCGGTGCCGCTCGCCGCCGACGGTGACCTGCCGCTCCTGCATCGATTCCAGGAGCGCGGCCTGGGTCTTGGGGGGCGTCCGGTTGATCTCGTCGGCGAGCACGATGTTGGCGAAGACCGGGCCGCGGAGGAACTTGAACTGGCGGAGTCCGGTCGCCTTGTCCTCCTGGATGACCTCGGTCCCGGTGATGTCCGAGGGCATGAGGTCGGGCGTGAACTGGATCCGGTTGTAGGTGAGGTTGAGGGCGTCGGACAGGGTGTGGATCATCAGGGTCTTCGCCAGGCCGGGGACGCCGATCAGCAGGCAGTGGCCCCGGGCGAAGATGGAGATCAGCAGCTCTTCCAGCACCTTGTTCTGGCCGACGATCACCTTGCTCATCTCGGCCAGGAGCGTGTCGTAGGCGGACTTCAGGCGCTCGACGGCCGCCAGGTCGTCCTGGCCGGGCGGGGGGCCCTGCGTCGCGGGGGCTTCCTGGTCTTTGGGGTCGGCGTCGCTCACGCGGGGTCCTCCCTTGGTTGGTCGCTGCGGGGCCGTCCGGCCTCCGGATCGGTAGTGTATCGCGGTCGGCCGCGGGATGTCAGGGGCGTCCGCCCGGCCGTCGTCGGCTCATGGCGCGAACCCGGCGGCCGGGCGGTCGCCGAGCGCCCAGAGGGCGTGCGGCGTGGCGACGACGGCGCCGCGGGGGTCGAGGCGGAGCGCGACGTCCTCGATCGGGGCTGGCAGCATGAACCGCTGGACCAGCGCGCCGTCGGCCTGGCGGCGGACGACCACCGGGAGCGACTCCGTCGCGTCCTCGGCCATGCCCGACGATTCGGGATAGGCGACGACCGCGCGGTCGCTCAGGGCGATCGACCAGCGGACGAGCTTCGGCCCGGCCAGCGGCCGGCTCCAGAGGGTCGTCCCGTCTTCCAGGGACAGGGCCCTCAATTGCTGCTCGCTGGACCAGAAGAACCGCCGCTCGTCCATCGCCGAGGCGTCCGGACGCTCGCCGAGGTCGTCCACCCCGAGGAGCGCCGACCAGCGCCGCAGGCCGCCGACCGGGTCGAGGCGGACCAGGGTCCGGCCGTCGTGGATGACCAGCAGGCGTTCGGCGTCGACGATCGGCCGGGGGGGGCCGTTCACCGGCAGCTCGGCGCTCTCGCGGTAGTCCCAGTCGAACTGGCCGCGCGTCAGGTCGAGCTTCTTGACGGTCCGGCGGTCGGTGACAACGATCGCGTGCTCGTCGTCCAGCGGCACGGCGGCCCGCTGGAGCGACTCGCCCTCGGCGAGGGGCCGGCGCGAGACGCCGCGGCCGGTCTCGGTCTCCAGGACGACGATCTCCAGGGGCTTCCCGGTCTGGATCACGAGCCGTTCCGGGCCGATCCAGACGAGGGGGTTGATGCCGCCTCCGCGGGCCGAGAACGACCAGTCGACCAGCCCCGTGTCGCCGTCGAGGGCCAGCAGCTCGTCGTCGCCGCGGAGCACGAACAGTCGGCCGCCGACGGCCTGGAAGCCGTGCAGCGGCGCCGCGAGGGGCTCGCCGGCCGCGGGCGCGTCGGGCCTGGGGGCCGCGTCGCGGGCGAAGGGGTCGAGGCCGGGCCGCGCGCCGGGCTCGGCCTCGGGCCCGAACCGCCAGCGGACGGCGCCGGTGCGGGCGTCGAGCCCCAGGACGCGGGCCGGGGTGGCGGCGACGAGCTTGTCGGCGAGGTAGCCGACCCAGGCGGCGCGGGCCCCGAGGTCGGCCGTCCAGCGGCCCTCGCCGCCGGCCGGGTCGAGCGCCGCGAGGGCCGTCGCGGAGGCGAGGAAGGTCCGGCCCGAATCGACGGCCGGGGGGACGCCGACGGCGGTCACGGGCCGGGACGAGTCGGCCCCGTCGCCCCCGCGCCAGAGCCAGCGGCGGACCAAAGGCGAGGGCGAGGACGGCCGGGCGCGGTCGGCGGCGATCCGGGCGAGGGGCTCGCGGGCCAGCTCGGCCGAGGCCAGCTCGGCGGCGTCCGCCTCCTTCGCCCCCGGCTCGGCCTCGATCCGCACGCCGGGGAATCGGGCCTGCAGGCGGAGGTAGGCGTCGCGGGCCGGGACCAGGAACCCCTGCGCCTCGTAGGCGCGGGCGAGCCGCCAGAGGGCCCGGGCGCGGGCCTCGTCGTCCGGGGACGACAGGGCCAGCAGCCGCTTGTAGACGGTCGCGGCCTCGGCCGGCCGGGCCTCGGCCTCGAGCGCCTGGCCCAGGGCGATCAGCGCGTCGGGGACGACCTCGGCGGCCGGGAAGGCCCGCGCCGCCTCGGCCAGGAGCCGGGCGTCGCGGTTCAGCCGGCCCTTCTCGTACAGCTCGCGGGCACGGCGGTCGTACTCCGCGTAGGACGCCCGCCCTCGCTCGCGGACGACGGCGGCGAGCCGGTCGCCGACGAACAGGTCGGCCCGGACGCCGCGGCGACCGTCGTCGGAGGCGACGGTCAGGGCCCCCAGGCGGTCGTCCCCCAAAAGCTGCTGGAAGACGTCGACGGCCTCGGCCGGCCGGGCCAGGTCGAGGTACGCCTCCGCGAGCGTCAGCCGCGCCTTCAGGCGGTCCAGCGGCTCGCGGGCGACCTTCGTCGCCGACTCCAGACGCGTCAGGGCCTCGTCGGGCTTCTTGTCGCGCCGGAGGTCGGCGGCGACCCGGAGGAGCAGCCGGAACTCGTGGTCCCGCGCCGCCTCGATCAGGGGCGCCCCGTCGACGGTCTCGGCCGGCCTGGCGTGCCGGGCCGCGGCCTCGTACGACGCCAGCGCCAGGTCCGCGCCCCCGGCCGCCTCGGCGGCCCGCGCCAGCCGGTAGTGCGCCGGCCCGAAGTCGGGGCGGCGGGCGATCTCCTCGCGGTAACGCTCGATCAGCCGGCTGTTCTGGCAGAAGACGGTCAGGCCGTCGTTCTGGGCGACGATCAGGTAGCCGTCGCCCGCCACGAGGTTGCCGCCGGTCGTCCGGTAGGTCTCGGCCAGCCGGATCGGCGGCGCGACCAGGGTCGCGGTCGTCTGGTCGAGGATGTGGATCTCGGTCCGGGTCGGCCAGTAGATCCGACCCCCGGCGAGCAGCCCCCGGCCGAAGCCCTCGCGGCCGCCCGCGTCGGGCCAGGCGTGCAGCAGCCGGCCGTCGCGGACGTCGAACAGCAGGACGCGGTCGCCCGTGGCGACCAGCCGGCCCTGGGCCACGCCCAGCAGGTGGGCGATCTTCACGTCCTCCGGGATCGACTCGGTCTTCCATCGCAGCCGCCCCGTCTGGGCGTCGAACGCGAAGATCGCCGAGGCGTCGCCGGGCGCGACGAAGACGGTGCCGTCGTGGACCACCGCCGGGTTCAGGTCGCGCTCGCTGGCAGCCGCGCCCCGCCCCGTCTCGTGCCGCGGGTAGGTCGCCACCCAGAGGATCGAGCCGGTCTCGGCGTCGAGCGACACCACCGCGCCCAGGTTCGTCTGGTAGTAGAGCGCCGGGCCGTCGAGCGACAGGAGGCGGCTCCCGGGGTCGCCCGTCCCGACCCCCATCATGCCCATGAACGCGTCGTTCTCGGACGCGGCGGCCCCCAGGTAGCGGATCCAGCGGAGCGAACCGTCGACCGCGTCGTAGCTGGCGACGTAGGTCGCGGTCTGCTCGCGGCGGTCGGTGACGGCGACGTAGACGTTCCGCGCGTCGGCGACGGGAGCCCCCTCGAAGGCGACGGTCCGGCTCCCCTGGTCGCCCGGCCGGTCGGGGAGGGAGAGCTCGCTCGAACGCCGCATCCACAACTTCTTGTCGCCCGGCCGGTCGCGGTCCAGGGCGAGGATGCAGCTCCCCGCGCCTCCGCCGCCGTCGCGCATGGCCATCCTCGGGATGTTCGGGAAGCTCGGGGCCGACGGGCCCATCCTGGCGTAGATCCGACGGCCGACGGCCGTGAGCGTGTACCGCGGGGCCGTCCAGAACGGCTGCTTGGCCTGGAGGCCCGCGTCGCCCCCCTCGGCGTCGTAGGTCCACGCAGGCTGGACCGTCGCCGCGGCGTCCTCGGCCGAGGCGTCGGGCCGGTCGCTCAGGTTGTAGGCGAGCACCTTCGAGCCGTCGCAGACGACCACCTGGTCGCCCAGGACGATCGGATGATATCCCAGCAAGCGGTCGGGCGGGAACGACGCCCCCTGACCCATGCCCCGAGGCCCCGGATAGCCCCCGCGCGCTGGGGTGATCCGATCCAGCGGCGCCCGCCACTGCATCGAACCGACGTCGACCGCCTCGGCCAAAACCTTGTCCCGCGTCGGCGACCCGCCGAAGGTCGGCCAGCGGGCGTCGCTCTGGGCCGGCGGGGCCAGCGAATCGGACGCGACCGCCGCCGCCAGACTCTCGGCCAGGAGACCCTTCCGGCCCGCCAACGTGCCGGCGACTTCGCCCCGCCGCTTCGCGTACGTCGCGACCTCATCGGCCACGGCCGGCGCCCCCGCGAGGGCCGCGTGGGCCAGGATCTTCTTGGCCTCGACGCGGACCAGGTCGACGGATGGGTCGGGGTGGACGAAGTTCAGGGGGCTTGCCGGATCGTCGGGGACGAGGCGACGGTACATCGCCACGGCCTCGCCGAACCGGCCGTCCTGGAACG
The DNA window shown above is from Paludisphaera mucosa and carries:
- a CDS encoding AAA family ATPase; the protein is MSDADPKDQEAPATQGPPPGQDDLAAVERLKSAYDTLLAEMSKVIVGQNKVLEELLISIFARGHCLLIGVPGLAKTLMIHTLSDALNLTYNRIQFTPDLMPSDITGTEVIQEDKATGLRQFKFLRGPVFANIVLADEINRTPPKTQAALLESMQERQVTVGGERHRLPDPFFVLATQNPIEQEGTYPLPEAQLDRFMFNVLVDYPEEHEEVDIVRMTTSATRPSVSKVLSANEILALQEIVRRVPVADHVVKYAVRLTRATRRDRDEAPTFVRDYVSWGAGPRASQYLVLAAKARAVLHGRFHVSIEDVRSVAQPVLRHRIITNFNAEAEGLKPDDVVERLIKTVPVDEREAEQSGKLPKLFRSANAS
- a CDS encoding outer membrane protein assembly factor BamB family protein, with the translated sequence MTWSRLDRRDRAAAPSRTFGVFLVCVVVLTAAARAQIPGRSASKFYPDSSEAAESLLRNAANHARSSQWSESVAIYQRIIDQFGDKVARLPRDLVAPVGEAAPNANAARRDDDFTLYVDLRAYCQRTLAGLPPEALAAYRTRRDPQAERWYREGKERRDASLLRRVVDEAFCTSWGDDALELLGDLAFQDGRFGEAVAMYRRLVPDDPASPLNFVHPDPSVDLVRVEAKKILAHAALAGAPAVADEVATYAKRRGEVAGTLAGRKGLLAESLAAAVASDSLAPPAQSDARWPTFGGSPTRDKVLAEAVDVGSMQWRAPLDRITPARGGYPGPRGMGQGASFPPDRLLGYHPIVLGDQVVVCDGSKVLAYNLSDRPDASAEDAAATVQPAWTYDAEGGDAGLQAKQPFWTAPRYTLTAVGRRIYARMGPSAPSFPNIPRMAMRDGGGGAGSCILALDRDRPGDKKLWMRRSSELSLPDRPGDQGSRTVAFEGAPVADARNVYVAVTDRREQTATYVASYDAVDGSLRWIRYLGAAASENDAFMGMMGVGTGDPGSRLLSLDGPALYYQTNLGAVVSLDAETGSILWVATYPRHETGRGAAASERDLNPAVVHDGTVFVAPGDASAIFAFDAQTGRLRWKTESIPEDVKIAHLLGVAQGRLVATGDRVLLFDVRDGRLLHAWPDAGGREGFGRGLLAGGRIYWPTRTEIHILDQTTATLVAPPIRLAETYRTTGGNLVAGDGYLIVAQNDGLTVFCQNSRLIERYREEIARRPDFGPAHYRLARAAEAAGGADLALASYEAAARHARPAETVDGAPLIEAARDHEFRLLLRVAADLRRDKKPDEALTRLESATKVAREPLDRLKARLTLAEAYLDLARPAEAVDVFQQLLGDDRLGALTVASDDGRRGVRADLFVGDRLAAVVRERGRASYAEYDRRARELYEKGRLNRDARLLAEAARAFPAAEVVPDALIALGQALEAEARPAEAATVYKRLLALSSPDDEARARALWRLARAYEAQGFLVPARDAYLRLQARFPGVRIEAEPGAKEADAAELASAELAREPLARIAADRARPSSPSPLVRRWLWRGGDGADSSRPVTAVGVPPAVDSGRTFLASATALAALDPAGGEGRWTADLGARAAWVGYLADKLVAATPARVLGLDARTGAVRWRFGPEAEPGARPGLDPFARDAAPRPDAPAAGEPLAAPLHGFQAVGGRLFVLRGDDELLALDGDTGLVDWSFSARGGGINPLVWIGPERLVIQTGKPLEIVVLETETGRGVSRRPLAEGESLQRAAVPLDDEHAIVVTDRRTVKKLDLTRGQFDWDYRESAELPVNGPPRPIVDAERLLVIHDGRTLVRLDPVGGLRRWSALLGVDDLGERPDASAMDERRFFWSSEQQLRALSLEDGTTLWSRPLAGPKLVRWSIALSDRAVVAYPESSGMAEDATESLPVVVRRQADGALVQRFMLPAPIEDVALRLDPRGAVVATPHALWALGDRPAAGFAP